In Flavobacterium enshiense, the genomic stretch CAAGCCAGCCATTGTATTCCCTAATGAGAATGATAATTCACTAACATAGCTTGAACGAAAAAGTTAAAAAAACATTAGGCATTGTACTCCCGCTTCTGCTGGGAGTTTTTTTGGTTTTTTACACTTACAACAAGTTTACCGACCAGCAATTGGAAGAAATGAAAGGCTATTTTAAAAATGCCAACTACAGTTTCATTGCAATTTCATCTTTCTTTTCCATTGTAAGCCTGGCTGCCAGGGGTTACCGTTGGCGCTACAGCCTCGAGCACATGGGTTACCTTTCCAGTTTCCCGAATAATTTTTCCGCAGTATGCATCGGCTATCTGATGAATTACACGGTTCCCCGTTCGGGCGAAGTATCACGTGCCCTTGTACTGAAAAAATACAACGACATTCCGTTTGACAAAGCTTTCGGAACCATTATTGCCGAACGAGTAATCGACCTGTTTATCCTTATTGGATTCATTCTTACGGCGCTCATACTCCAATTTGACCAACTGCAGGCCTTTCTTTCCAGTATCATCCCGGTTGAAAAATTAATATACGTTGGATTTATTGGCATGTTCGGGTTCATTAGCGTTATCTTGCTCTTCATTTTTTCGAATTGGAAACCAATTTTATTCATAAAAGAGAAAATTACAGGTTTAGTTGAAGGTCTTTTAAGCGCATTCAAAATGCCACACCGTGTACCTTTTATGATGTATACGGCAGTCATTTGGATTTCTTACGTACTGACATTCTATTCCGCCGTATTTGCCTTACCGGAAACCAGCGGCATCAGCTTAGGCGTAATCATCACTGCATTCGTGGTTGGAAGTTTAGCCGTTACCTTCACTAATGGTGGATTTGGAGCCTTCCCTTTAATGATTGCACAGATCCTGCTGCTTTATAACATTCCTGAAACCGCCGGAACAGCCTTCGGATGGATTTTATGGAGCTCACAAACCGCGCTTGTTGTACTTTTGGGTGGCATTTCGTTTTTACTTTTACCTGTTTTCAATCGAAAAAAATAATTTGCTATATTGCTGTTCTTTTTTAACAGTTAAATACAGTAAATTTCATGAAAACCAAATTGCTCCTACTCCTCACGTTTGTAACGGGTTCCTTGTTCGCACAGCGCTTTGACGAACCGTTTGAATCTCAAAAACTGGGCGTTGCTCGCGATATCAGTATCATTCTTCCGCCTTCATACGAATCGGCCAAGGAGAAAAAATACCCTGTTTTCGTAGTTTTGGACAGTGAATATTTATTGGACCCGGTATTGGGAACAATGAAATACGGTGCTTATTGGGATGATCTTCCAGAAGTGATTATCGTCGGAATCAATCAGAACAAAGGAAACGAACGCGAATATGACACGCAATTTGACGAAGACGGACTTCCTACTGAGCAGGGAGCGAAATTCTTCGAGTTTGTCGGAATGGAATTGCTACCGTTTATAGAGAAAAAATTCCGTGTGGCGCCTTTCCGAATGATTGTCGGACACGATTTGACAGCTTCTTTCATAAATGCTTATCTGTATAAAGACAACCCTGTTTTTAATGCTTATTTATGCTTAAGCCCTGAATTACCGGCTGAAATGGAAACCAGAATTCCTGAGCGACTTAAAATTGCTCAAAAACCAATCTTCTACTATCTGGCTACCGCGGATGGTGATTTAAAACCGATGAGAGAACGTATTAAAGTCCTTGATGAAGGAGCAAAAGCCGTAAAATCAGATTTTGTAAAATACTCTTTTGATGATTTTAAAAACACATCGCACTACTCCTTGGTTCCGGCTGCTATCAATAGTGCTATAGCTACAATTTTTGAAGGCTACCAACCGATTTCAATGAATGAATTCCAAGAGAAACTGGGCAAACAGGAAAAAGGACACACCCAATATCTTGTGGACAAATACGCCAATATCCAAAAGAAACTGGGCTTTATGCCGAGGATCCGTCTTTCCGATTTCAAAGCCATTGAAGCGGCTATCATGAAAAACAAGAACTACGAAGATTTTCTTCCGCTCTCAGAATTGGCAAAGAAAAACTACCCTAAAACCATGTTGAGTGAATACCACAAAGCCATGTATTATGACAATATGGGCGAACCGGCCAAAGCCCAAAAAGCATTTATGACCGCTTTTGGACAAGCTCCGATTCGTGACCTAACCAAAGACATGATGCTGGAACGTGCCGATGCCATCAAAGGACAATTGAAAAAAGAAAAGAATCGCGACAAAGAAGTCACTGAAGAGCCGACCGAAGCCCCTGCGGAAACTCCGGCCGATGCTCCAACAGAAACGCCAACAGAAACGCCTGCCGAACAACCGAAACAATAATAATGTCGAAAATAAAAACCGCCTTTTTCTGCCAGAGCTGCGGCACCCAGTTTGCCAAATGGCAAGGACAGTGCACATCCTGTAAGGCATGGAATACCATTGTAGAAGAAGTCATTCACAAAGAAGAAAAAGTAGCTTGGAAGACAGAAACTTCTCCAGTCAAAAAAGCCGCTAAACCTTTAAAAATAAAAGAAATTGATTCTGTCGAAGAAATTCGGTTAAACACTACAGACGGAGAGTTAAACCGAGTTTTGGGCGGCGGAATCGTTCCGGGCTCCTTAACCCTTTTAGGTGGCGAACCCGGAATTGGAAAGAGTACGCTCCTTTTGCAAATCTCTTTGAAATTACCCTATAAAACCCTCTATGTCTCTGGGGAAGAAAGTCAGAAGCAGATAAAAATGCGCGCCGAAAGGATTACAGCCAACAGCGATAACTGTTATATCCTGACCGAAACCAAAACTCAGAATATATTTCGTCAGATTGAAGAAATCGAACCGGAAATCGTGATTATCGACTCCATTCAGACACTTCATACCGATTACATCGAATCGTCTCCCGGAAGCATATCTCAAATCAGGGAAACCACGGCAGAACTGATAAAATTCGCCAAGGAAACCAATACTCCGGTTATCCTTATCGGACATATTACAAAGGATGGTAACATTGCCGGTCCGAAGATTCTGGAGCACATGGTAGATACCGTTTTACAATTTGAAGGCGACCGAAATCATGTTTACCGCATTTTACGATCGCTTAAAAACCGTTTTGGATCCACCGCCGAACTGGGCATTTATGAAATGCTTGGCTCCGGATTGCGCGAAGTAGCCAATCCGTCGGAGATTTTGATTTCCCATAAAGACGAGGAACTTTCGGGTACTGCCATTGCCTCTACATTAGAAGGTATGCGACCGCTAATGATTGAAATACAGGCCTTAGTTTCCACCGCTGTCTACGGAACGCCACAACGCAGCACCACCGGTTACAACGCCAAGCGACTCAACATGATTTTAGCAGTACTGGAAAAACGCGCCGGTTTTCATTTGGGTTCCAAAGATGTGTTCTTAAATGTTACAGGAGGAATTTCCGTGGACGATCCGGCTATTGATTTGGCGGTTGTAGCAGCGATACTCTCATCCAACGAAGATATTCCGGTGGAAAAAAACTTTTGTTTTGCAGGCGAAGTAGGACTTTCGGGAGAAATCCGTCCGGTAAACCGTGTAGAACAACGCATACAAGAGGCCGAAAAATTAGGTTTTTCGACCATTTTCGTTTCCAAATACAATAAAATATCACTAAAAAATACGCTTATCGAAATAAAAATGGTGGCGAAGGTTGAAGATGTCGTTTCGGAATTATTTGGATAGACAATCTTATTAGGACCATAAAAAATATCGTCTAATTAACTATCACAAAGTATGAACATTAAAACATTACTACTGGTCTGTGCGACAGCACTTTTAGTTTCCTGCAACAAGGCTGATGTTTACAGCAAATTAGATAAAGATTTTCCGCATAACCGATGGGAACAGACTGATGCAAAAACCTATGAGTTTACGATTACAGATGACACAAAATTATATGATCTGATTTTCAGATTCAGCTATTCGTATGATTACCAATTCCAAAGTATTCCCTTGGATTTTACCATCACAGATCCTTCCGGAAAAGAAGAAAAATTTTCACTGGCCCTCCAGATAAAAGACAGTTCCGGAAAAGAACTCGGCGATTGCATAGGGGATTTATGCGATTTGCACCATATCATCAAAGAAAACGCAAAACTAACCAAAGGAAATTACAAACTGAAGGTATCAAATTCCTTCCACGGACCTTATTTACCGAATGTCTTTGGCGTAGGATTAGATGTTGCCACGGCTCAATAAAAACAAGAAAACAACAAAAAAGCAGACTTCTCAGTCTGCTTTTTTTTTATAGTTGAATATTGTATTAATCAATGATATCAAAACCGGTGTATTTACGTAGTACTTCCGGAATAACGATTCCTTCAGGTGTCTGGTAATTTTCCAGGATTCCTGCCAATACACGTGGTAACGCTAACGAACTTCCGTTTAAGGTGTGTGCCAATTGCGTTTTACCGTCTTTTCCTTTGAAACGTAATTTCAAACGGTTCGCTTGGAACGTTTCAAAATTAGAAACCGATGAAATTTCCAACCAACGGTCCTGCGCTGTAGAGAACACCTCAAAATCGTACGTTAACGCAGAAGCGAAGCCCATATCACCACCGCAAAGACGTAAAATACGGTATGGTAATTTCAATTCTTTCAATAATCCTTTTACGTGTTCCACCATGCCGTCCAAAGCTTCGTGTGATTTTTCAGGATGCTCGATACGAACGATTTCCACTTTGTCAAACTGATGCAAACGGTTCAATCCGCGAACGTGAGCTCCCCAAGAACCAGCTTCTCTTCGGAAACATGGAGTATATCCAGTTGCCAAAACAGGCAATTCGCTCTCCTGCAAAATAACATCACGGTAAATATTCGTCACCGGAACTTCGGCTGTAGGAATCAGATACAAATCGTCTTTGGCATCGTGATACATTTGTCCGTCTTTATCCGGCAACTGACCGGTTCCATAAGCGGATGCCTCATTAACCAAATGCGGCACCTGAACTTCCTGATAACCCGCTTCGGTATTTTTATCAAGAAAATAAGAAATCAAAGCACGTTGCAACTTCGCTCCTTTTCCTTTGTATACTGGGAATCCGGGAGCAGTAATCTTCGTACCCAATTCGAAATCGATGATATCGTATTTTTTAATCAGTTCCCAATGCGGTAAGGCACCTTCGTGCAAAACCGGAATCTCGCCTTCCTCGTAAACGTTAATGTTATCGTCAGCAGATTTCCCTACTGGCACAATATCGGCTGGTGTATTTGGTAATTTATATAATTCCTGCGTAAGCTCTTCGGAAACCGTGTTTAAAACTTCGGTAAGTTCTTTTCCTTTTTCACGCAATTGTGTCGACTTTTCCTTTAAAATCTCCGCTTTGGCTTTTTCGCCGCTTTTCATCATTGCTCCGATGTCTTTGGACAGCTTGTTCGACTCGGCTAAAATATTGTCCAATTCCACTTGAGTTGCACGACGTTTTTCGTCCAGTGCCACCACAGTCGCAACCAATTCTTTAGCATCTAAATTTCTTTTTGCCAAAGCCTGGATTACCTTTTCCTGGTTTTCTCTGATAAAAGCTATCTGTAACATATATATTGATTTTTAAGGTGAGCAAATTTAAGGATTTGTTTTATTAATTTGACAGTAAACAGCGAAAGTTAGCTATTATCCTTTTGATTAAAACAGTAATATTTAGCAAAACCGTAATCATCGAACAGATTATTTTTTATTTTTGACGGATTTCCCCTTGATTATGAAGTATATCGCCCTCTTTTTAGCACTAGCAACAACATCGATTGGCTTTTCCCAAGATAACCAAAATGAATTTCATCAATTAGTGCATGCCGAGATGAAAGCAGCGGCAGGAAAAATGAATTTCAGGGAAAATCCCAATACTCAAAACTACGACATCACCTATCACAAGCTTGAATTCACAGTCGATCCGGCTATTTATTTCATCACGGGAAAAGTCACCACCACATACACCGTATTGGAGAATATGACCAGCATCACTTTTGACCTGACAACTGAAATGATCGTAAACAGTGTAAAACAAGGAACGACAGATTTAACCTATCTGCAAAACGGAAACAACGAATTGGTAATAACATTACCGACTGAGCAAGCATCAGGTACAACAAACAGTGTGGAAATATCCTATTCCGGCGCACCCCCAGTAAGTGGCTTTAGTGCTTTTGCAACCTCTTCCCATAATGGGATTCCTGTGATGTGGACACTTTCCGAACCTTATGGAGCCCGAGACTGGTGGCCCTGCAAACAGGACCTAAACGACAAGGTGAGCAGCATTGACGTTTACATAACCGCCCCTTCCCAATACATAAGTGTTTCCAATGGCCTGGAACAATCTCAAACCATAAACGGCACAAACAAAACCACTCATTTCCATCATGGCTATCCCATCCCGGCTTACCTCATCGCTATTGCCGTAACCAATTACCAAATATACAACCAGCAGGGAGGACTAGGAACGACAGAAAGCCCTTTCTTCCCAATTGTTAATTACATCTACCCCGAAACCGCGTCATCGACCCAAAACAGCTTATCGGTTACCCCGGGAATCATCAATACGTACGAATCCCTTTTTACACCCTATCCGTTTAGAAATGAAAAATACGGGCATGCTCAATTTGGCTGGGGAGGCGGAATGGAACATACCACTGTATCCTTTATGGGCGGTTGGAACAGGGATTTGATATCACACGAGATGGGCCATCAGTGGTTTGGTGACAAAGTTACCTGCGGCAGTTGGAAAGATATTTGGCTAAATGAAGGCATTACCGAATACTTATCAGGATTGATTGTAGAAAACATGGATGGCGAAGCGGATTTTCTTTCCTGGAAGTCCAACAAAATCAACAGCGTTACATCACGACCCGATGGAAATTTATATTTAACCGACGAACAACTAACGGACATCAACAGAATATTTAGTTCCAGACTTACTTACGATAAAGGTTCTATGGTAACAA encodes the following:
- a CDS encoding lysylphosphatidylglycerol synthase transmembrane domain-containing protein produces the protein MNEKVKKTLGIVLPLLLGVFLVFYTYNKFTDQQLEEMKGYFKNANYSFIAISSFFSIVSLAARGYRWRYSLEHMGYLSSFPNNFSAVCIGYLMNYTVPRSGEVSRALVLKKYNDIPFDKAFGTIIAERVIDLFILIGFILTALILQFDQLQAFLSSIIPVEKLIYVGFIGMFGFISVILLFIFSNWKPILFIKEKITGLVEGLLSAFKMPHRVPFMMYTAVIWISYVLTFYSAVFALPETSGISLGVIITAFVVGSLAVTFTNGGFGAFPLMIAQILLLYNIPETAGTAFGWILWSSQTALVVLLGGISFLLLPVFNRKK
- a CDS encoding alpha/beta hydrolase-fold protein, translating into MKTKLLLLLTFVTGSLFAQRFDEPFESQKLGVARDISIILPPSYESAKEKKYPVFVVLDSEYLLDPVLGTMKYGAYWDDLPEVIIVGINQNKGNEREYDTQFDEDGLPTEQGAKFFEFVGMELLPFIEKKFRVAPFRMIVGHDLTASFINAYLYKDNPVFNAYLCLSPELPAEMETRIPERLKIAQKPIFYYLATADGDLKPMRERIKVLDEGAKAVKSDFVKYSFDDFKNTSHYSLVPAAINSAIATIFEGYQPISMNEFQEKLGKQEKGHTQYLVDKYANIQKKLGFMPRIRLSDFKAIEAAIMKNKNYEDFLPLSELAKKNYPKTMLSEYHKAMYYDNMGEPAKAQKAFMTAFGQAPIRDLTKDMMLERADAIKGQLKKEKNRDKEVTEEPTEAPAETPADAPTETPTETPAEQPKQ
- the radA gene encoding DNA repair protein RadA, whose amino-acid sequence is MSKIKTAFFCQSCGTQFAKWQGQCTSCKAWNTIVEEVIHKEEKVAWKTETSPVKKAAKPLKIKEIDSVEEIRLNTTDGELNRVLGGGIVPGSLTLLGGEPGIGKSTLLLQISLKLPYKTLYVSGEESQKQIKMRAERITANSDNCYILTETKTQNIFRQIEEIEPEIVIIDSIQTLHTDYIESSPGSISQIRETTAELIKFAKETNTPVILIGHITKDGNIAGPKILEHMVDTVLQFEGDRNHVYRILRSLKNRFGSTAELGIYEMLGSGLREVANPSEILISHKDEELSGTAIASTLEGMRPLMIEIQALVSTAVYGTPQRSTTGYNAKRLNMILAVLEKRAGFHLGSKDVFLNVTGGISVDDPAIDLAVVAAILSSNEDIPVEKNFCFAGEVGLSGEIRPVNRVEQRIQEAEKLGFSTIFVSKYNKISLKNTLIEIKMVAKVEDVVSELFG
- a CDS encoding gliding motility lipoprotein GldH encodes the protein MNIKTLLLVCATALLVSCNKADVYSKLDKDFPHNRWEQTDAKTYEFTITDDTKLYDLIFRFSYSYDYQFQSIPLDFTITDPSGKEEKFSLALQIKDSSGKELGDCIGDLCDLHHIIKENAKLTKGNYKLKVSNSFHGPYLPNVFGVGLDVATAQ
- the serS gene encoding serine--tRNA ligase, whose amino-acid sequence is MLQIAFIRENQEKVIQALAKRNLDAKELVATVVALDEKRRATQVELDNILAESNKLSKDIGAMMKSGEKAKAEILKEKSTQLREKGKELTEVLNTVSEELTQELYKLPNTPADIVPVGKSADDNINVYEEGEIPVLHEGALPHWELIKKYDIIDFELGTKITAPGFPVYKGKGAKLQRALISYFLDKNTEAGYQEVQVPHLVNEASAYGTGQLPDKDGQMYHDAKDDLYLIPTAEVPVTNIYRDVILQESELPVLATGYTPCFRREAGSWGAHVRGLNRLHQFDKVEIVRIEHPEKSHEALDGMVEHVKGLLKELKLPYRILRLCGGDMGFASALTYDFEVFSTAQDRWLEISSVSNFETFQANRLKLRFKGKDGKTQLAHTLNGSSLALPRVLAGILENYQTPEGIVIPEVLRKYTGFDIID
- a CDS encoding M1 family aminopeptidase, producing MKYIALFLALATTSIGFSQDNQNEFHQLVHAEMKAAAGKMNFRENPNTQNYDITYHKLEFTVDPAIYFITGKVTTTYTVLENMTSITFDLTTEMIVNSVKQGTTDLTYLQNGNNELVITLPTEQASGTTNSVEISYSGAPPVSGFSAFATSSHNGIPVMWTLSEPYGARDWWPCKQDLNDKVSSIDVYITAPSQYISVSNGLEQSQTINGTNKTTHFHHGYPIPAYLIAIAVTNYQIYNQQGGLGTTESPFFPIVNYIYPETASSTQNSLSVTPGIINTYESLFTPYPFRNEKYGHAQFGWGGGMEHTTVSFMGGWNRDLISHEMGHQWFGDKVTCGSWKDIWLNEGITEYLSGLIVENMDGEADFLSWKSNKINSVTSRPDGNLYLTDEQLTDINRIFSSRLTYDKGSMVTNMIRFKMGDDNFFQAMRNYLNDPALAYGYATTPQLQAHLEAASGMDFTDFFNDWVYKEGYPTYNIIAQNWGAGLAKITINQTTSHPSVPFFEMPVPIQLIGENGEKRDLVLKNNVNAQEFIIEVPFKVSEIHFDPKKNIISRNSTAIVTDNSDLAIYPNPSHDILTIKLPANSELEKVELYNMLGQLILKENNAIINISPLSNGVYALIVNTSTGTFYKNIIKK